Proteins encoded by one window of Chondromyces crocatus:
- the clpA gene encoding ATP-dependent Clp protease ATP-binding subunit ClpA: MRISPEVEIAFSLATREAARRRHEFVTIEHLLYALLFDKETAEVIRNAGGDGAQLKKNLEKFLEEELEKMPDEGESTPTLSLGFQRVVGRAAMHVQSSGKKELKGSNVLVAIFNEQDCQAVTLLKEQGVTRFDVVNFISHGISKTGEDDPLREDSAEGTDGEQGAPQPVKDPLGAFTMNLNKEASEGRIDPLVGRQNELARTIQVLARRRKNNPLLIGDAGVGKTAIVEGLAQRIVQGEVPGPLKNATVYALDMGALLAGTKYRGDFENRLKAVVRALEKQPGAVLFIDEIHTIIGAGAASGGTMDASNLLKPALATGRLRCIGATTFQEYRGHLERDSALARRFQRIEVLEPSVDETVQILRGLQKRYEEFHTVTFTPEAIEAAAKLSSRYLQDRRLPDKAIDLLDEAGAAARLAHGEGHVIEVGDIEQVVAKMAQIPPRQVSVSDKRQLKDLEKSLQSVIFGQDDAVKQLATAIKLSRAGLRAPEKPIGSFLFTGPTGVGKTELAKQLAKQLGISFLRFDMSEYQERHTVSRLIGAPPGYVGFDRGGLLTEAAAKTPHAVLLLDEIEKAHPDVFQVLLQVMDHGTLTDNNGKKSDFRHMVLIMTSNVGARELAQVRVGFGQRGVSGDDDRAYKNTFSPEFRNRLDARIMFGPLDPAVMGSIVDKFILELGAQLADQSVTIEVSPRAREELGKQGYDPQNGARPLGRVIDQEIKRRLGDELLFGELEDGGTVTVDHDGKAFTFTFTRRRAEEAAVPRAEPTAIA, translated from the coding sequence ATGCGTATCAGCCCCGAAGTCGAGATCGCTTTCTCCCTGGCCACGCGCGAGGCCGCGCGTCGTCGGCACGAGTTCGTCACCATCGAGCACCTCCTGTATGCGCTGCTCTTCGACAAGGAGACGGCAGAGGTGATCCGCAATGCGGGAGGGGACGGGGCTCAGCTCAAGAAGAACCTCGAGAAGTTCCTCGAAGAGGAGCTCGAGAAAATGCCCGACGAGGGAGAGTCCACCCCCACGCTCTCGCTCGGCTTCCAGCGGGTCGTGGGGCGTGCGGCGATGCATGTCCAGTCCTCCGGGAAGAAGGAGCTGAAGGGCTCGAACGTGCTCGTCGCGATCTTCAACGAGCAGGACTGCCAGGCCGTGACGTTGCTCAAGGAGCAAGGCGTCACGCGCTTCGACGTGGTGAACTTCATCTCCCACGGCATCTCCAAGACGGGAGAAGACGATCCGCTGCGCGAGGACAGCGCGGAAGGAACGGACGGGGAGCAGGGGGCACCCCAGCCCGTCAAGGACCCGCTGGGCGCCTTCACGATGAACCTGAACAAGGAGGCGTCGGAGGGTCGGATCGATCCGCTGGTCGGGCGCCAGAACGAGCTCGCGCGGACGATCCAGGTGCTGGCGCGACGCCGCAAGAACAACCCCCTGCTCATCGGGGACGCGGGCGTCGGCAAGACGGCGATCGTGGAGGGGCTGGCCCAGCGGATCGTGCAGGGTGAGGTGCCAGGGCCGCTCAAGAACGCGACGGTCTACGCGCTGGACATGGGCGCGCTACTCGCCGGCACGAAGTACCGGGGCGACTTCGAGAACCGGCTCAAGGCCGTGGTGCGGGCGCTGGAGAAGCAGCCCGGGGCCGTGCTGTTCATCGACGAGATCCACACGATCATCGGCGCGGGGGCGGCGAGCGGGGGCACGATGGACGCCTCGAATCTGCTCAAGCCCGCGCTCGCCACGGGGAGGCTGCGCTGCATCGGCGCCACCACGTTCCAGGAGTACCGTGGGCACCTGGAACGCGACAGCGCGCTGGCGCGACGCTTCCAGCGGATCGAGGTGCTCGAGCCCTCCGTGGACGAGACGGTGCAGATCCTGCGCGGGCTGCAGAAGCGGTACGAGGAGTTCCACACGGTGACGTTCACCCCCGAGGCCATCGAGGCGGCAGCGAAGCTGTCCTCTCGTTACCTCCAGGATCGGCGCCTGCCGGACAAGGCGATCGATCTGCTCGACGAGGCCGGCGCTGCGGCGCGGCTCGCGCACGGCGAGGGCCACGTGATCGAGGTGGGCGACATCGAGCAGGTGGTGGCGAAGATGGCGCAGATCCCGCCGCGACAGGTGTCGGTGTCCGACAAGCGGCAGCTGAAGGATCTGGAGAAGAGCCTGCAGTCCGTGATCTTCGGACAGGACGACGCGGTGAAGCAGCTCGCCACGGCGATCAAGCTGTCACGCGCCGGTCTACGCGCTCCCGAGAAGCCGATCGGTAGCTTCCTGTTCACCGGCCCCACGGGCGTGGGGAAGACGGAGCTGGCGAAGCAGCTCGCCAAACAGCTCGGTATCTCGTTCCTGCGCTTCGACATGAGCGAGTACCAGGAGCGCCACACAGTCTCTCGCCTCATCGGGGCGCCACCTGGCTATGTGGGATTCGATCGCGGCGGCCTGCTGACGGAAGCCGCCGCGAAGACGCCGCACGCCGTGCTGTTGCTCGACGAGATCGAGAAGGCGCATCCGGATGTGTTCCAGGTGCTGTTGCAGGTCATGGACCACGGGACGCTCACCGACAACAACGGCAAGAAGAGCGACTTCAGGCACATGGTCCTGATCATGACCAGCAACGTGGGCGCGCGAGAGCTGGCGCAGGTGCGTGTGGGGTTCGGCCAGCGCGGCGTGTCCGGCGACGACGATCGAGCCTACAAGAACACGTTCAGCCCCGAGTTCCGCAACCGCCTGGATGCCCGGATCATGTTCGGGCCGCTCGACCCTGCCGTGATGGGCAGCATCGTGGACAAGTTCATCCTCGAGCTGGGCGCGCAGCTCGCCGATCAGTCCGTCACGATCGAGGTGAGCCCGCGCGCCCGAGAAGAACTCGGCAAGCAGGGCTACGATCCGCAGAACGGCGCGCGTCCGCTGGGGCGGGTGATCGATCAGGAGATCAAGCGTCGGCTGGGTGACGAGCTGCTCTTCGGAGAGCTGGAGGACGGCGGCACGGTGACGGTGGATCACGATGGGAAGGCGTTCACCTTCACGTTCACCCGAAGGCGGGCAGAAGAGGCGGCGGTGCCGCGCGCCGAGCCGACGGCCATCGCTTGA
- the clpS gene encoding ATP-dependent Clp protease adapter ClpS: protein MSKNAEEREDREERQGDLATEADRKVEKPRRYQVVLHNDDYTTMDFVVFVLIKFFNRTETEATHIMLSVHHRGHGVAGVYTKDVAETKVARVTDHAKQHGMPLRLTAEPE, encoded by the coding sequence ATGAGTAAGAACGCTGAGGAGCGAGAAGACCGCGAAGAGCGCCAGGGGGATCTTGCGACAGAGGCCGATCGCAAGGTCGAGAAACCGCGACGCTATCAGGTCGTCTTGCACAACGATGACTACACGACGATGGACTTCGTCGTGTTCGTGCTTATCAAGTTCTTCAACAGGACCGAGACGGAAGCCACCCACATCATGCTCAGCGTCCACCACCGTGGTCACGGCGTCGCTGGCGTGTACACCAAAGATGTCGCCGAGACGAAGGTCGCCCGCGTGACGGATCACGCAAAGCAGCACGGGATGCCCCTACGCCTCACGGCCGAGCCGGAGTGA
- a CDS encoding rhomboid family intramembrane serine protease — protein sequence MSDRNSPSPLPRLLFHSPVSPAPRWIGAPALPAPGGTGDGGDETGPGFGLTALGPVYGERKAREWALVLQSSEIWHLVQHTRAGWVLLVRDEDYVRASGSIDRYEAENRDWPPRPQRERPRHPQSAVAVVMFAALALFFSVTGPVMGGSQWFRRGSAVADLVLHAEPWRAVTALTLHADTAHMLGNVISGTIFGSAVQRRLGPGGAALAVVASGTLGNFANALWHRGVLGQGHASIGASTAVFGAIGLLAGTQLLLDRAQAAGSKRTIWQIAAPAVGGLALLGALGASPRADLGAHLFGLLMGGVIGLVAALGLRGRATSRRRWMQPLLGALAAGVVVGSWQLAWAR from the coding sequence GTGAGCGATCGCAACAGCCCGAGCCCCCTGCCCCGCCTCCTGTTTCACAGCCCGGTGTCACCAGCTCCCCGCTGGATTGGCGCGCCGGCCCTGCCTGCTCCAGGAGGGACAGGAGACGGGGGAGACGAGACGGGGCCTGGCTTCGGGCTGACGGCGCTGGGCCCCGTGTACGGGGAACGCAAAGCGCGCGAGTGGGCGCTGGTCCTCCAGTCGAGCGAGATCTGGCATCTGGTCCAGCACACCCGGGCTGGCTGGGTGCTGCTCGTCCGGGACGAGGATTATGTGCGCGCGTCGGGCTCCATCGATCGCTACGAGGCGGAGAACCGTGACTGGCCGCCTCGCCCGCAGCGCGAGCGACCGCGCCATCCGCAGTCGGCCGTGGCGGTGGTGATGTTCGCGGCTCTCGCGCTGTTTTTCTCGGTGACCGGCCCTGTCATGGGTGGAAGCCAGTGGTTCCGTCGAGGTTCGGCGGTCGCCGATCTCGTGTTGCACGCCGAACCGTGGCGCGCGGTCACTGCCCTGACCTTGCACGCGGACACGGCGCACATGCTGGGGAACGTGATCTCGGGGACGATCTTCGGCTCCGCCGTGCAGCGGCGGCTCGGTCCGGGGGGCGCGGCCTTGGCAGTCGTCGCCTCGGGGACGCTGGGGAACTTTGCCAATGCGCTGTGGCACCGCGGTGTGCTGGGCCAGGGGCATGCATCGATCGGTGCTTCGACGGCCGTCTTCGGCGCGATCGGTCTGCTCGCTGGAACGCAGCTCCTGCTCGACCGCGCTCAAGCAGCCGGTAGCAAGAGGACGATCTGGCAGATCGCTGCGCCCGCCGTGGGGGGTCTCGCCCTCCTCGGTGCGCTCGGTGCGAGCCCTCGGGCCGATCTGGGGGCGCACCTGTTCGGGTTGCTGATGGGTGGGGTGATCGGGCTCGTCGCTGCGCTCGGGTTGCGTGGACGGGCGACGTCACGACGGCGCTGGATGCAGCCGCTGCTCGGCGCTCTGGCTGCCGGTGTGGTGGTCGGCTCCTGGCAGCT
- the apaG gene encoding Co2+/Mg2+ efflux protein ApaG, with product MSTAITQGIRVTVSTAYVPAQSSPAEKRYVFSYTVRIANEGSEPAQLRTRHWIIIHGNGRTEEVRGPGVVGEKPLLRPGQHFEYTSGCVLETPRGTMRGTYQMYRSDGTTFDAEISPFELAMPYSLN from the coding sequence GTGTCGACCGCCATCACGCAGGGCATCCGGGTCACCGTCTCCACGGCGTACGTCCCGGCGCAGTCCTCACCTGCCGAGAAGCGCTACGTGTTCTCCTACACCGTGCGTATTGCGAACGAAGGCTCCGAGCCTGCCCAGCTCCGGACCCGCCACTGGATCATCATTCATGGCAACGGCAGGACGGAGGAGGTGCGCGGTCCCGGTGTGGTGGGGGAGAAACCGCTGCTCCGACCAGGCCAGCACTTCGAGTACACCAGCGGCTGCGTCCTGGAGACACCCCGCGGCACGATGCGCGGGACGTACCAGATGTACCGATCTGATGGGACGACGTTCGACGCGGAAATCTCGCCGTTCGAACTGGCGATGCCTTACTCCCTGAACTGA
- a CDS encoding glycogen/starch/alpha-glucan phosphorylase: MEAARRQDAILHDARTGLHPRALRRAFADHLHLTRAHELTEATPYDRYVALAHAVRDRLVERWAKTQRTYYERDVKRAYYLSAEYLLGRALWSNLQALGIQDTYRAVLRDLGVNLDDLVGVEPDAGLGNGGLGRLAACFLDSAATLALPVTGYGIRYEFGIFEQVIRDGCQVELADEWLRFGNPWEIERPEHVVPVSFGGVTERVPSKHGGFRVIWRPEQQVLGVPFDTPVAGYGSDTVNSLRLWSSRAGQEFDFGLFNAGDYVRAVEQKNQTEVISKVLYPNDNFDAGKELRLRQEYFFVACSIADIIGRFNRTHADFRRLKDKVAIQLNDTHPAIAIAELMRVLMDDHLLPWELAWEQTVGSFGYTNHTLLPEALERWPVALFERLLPRHLEIIYEINRRVLREVRSAFPHDEARVQRMSLIEEGPERRVRMAHLAVVGSHSVNGVARLHSELVRTRLLRDFNELWPERFNNKTNGVTPRRWLSACNPALAALITEKVGAGWVTDLDRLLELEQHADDPDFLDRLATVKLENKRDLARLIQDELSITVDPASIYDVQIKRLHEYKRQLLNALHIVALYLRSKHGEAVTPRTFVFGAKAAPGYRMAKLIIQFIHAVAEVVNADRRQEALRVAFMPNYRVSLAERIIPAADVSEQISTAGMEASGTGNMKLAMNGALTVGTLDGANIEIREAVGPENFFLFGLDADEVEAKRRAGYKGSTAYASDPLLREVIDLIASGFFSPEDRTLFQPLLSALMGIDPYLTLGDFSAYAVCQKEVEVAHADRTGWSRKAALNIARMGMFSSDRTIREYGQEIWKVEPVAIVLDGPQSRI; the protein is encoded by the coding sequence ATGGAGGCCGCTCGCCGCCAAGATGCCATCCTGCACGACGCCCGCACCGGGCTCCATCCCCGCGCACTGCGCCGGGCCTTTGCCGATCACCTGCACCTCACGCGCGCCCACGAGCTGACCGAGGCGACGCCGTACGATCGTTACGTGGCCCTGGCGCACGCGGTGCGCGACCGGCTGGTCGAGCGGTGGGCCAAGACGCAGCGCACTTACTACGAGCGCGATGTGAAGCGGGCGTATTACCTCTCGGCCGAGTACCTGCTCGGCCGGGCGCTGTGGAGCAACCTGCAAGCGCTGGGGATCCAGGACACCTACCGGGCGGTGCTCCGGGATCTCGGCGTCAATCTCGACGATCTGGTGGGGGTGGAGCCCGACGCGGGACTGGGCAACGGGGGTCTGGGGCGGCTCGCGGCCTGTTTCCTGGACTCGGCGGCCACGCTGGCGCTGCCCGTGACGGGGTATGGCATCCGCTACGAGTTCGGGATCTTCGAGCAGGTCATCCGCGACGGCTGCCAGGTGGAGCTGGCCGACGAGTGGCTCCGGTTCGGAAACCCCTGGGAGATCGAGCGGCCGGAGCACGTGGTGCCGGTGTCGTTCGGGGGGGTGACGGAGCGCGTCCCCAGCAAGCACGGGGGCTTCCGCGTGATCTGGCGGCCCGAGCAGCAGGTGCTGGGGGTGCCCTTCGATACGCCCGTCGCAGGCTACGGGTCGGACACGGTGAACTCCTTGCGGCTGTGGTCGTCGCGCGCCGGTCAGGAGTTCGATTTCGGGCTGTTCAACGCCGGCGACTACGTGCGCGCCGTGGAGCAGAAGAACCAGACGGAGGTGATCTCCAAGGTCCTGTATCCAAACGACAATTTCGACGCGGGCAAGGAGCTCCGGCTGCGGCAGGAGTACTTCTTCGTGGCGTGCTCGATTGCCGACATCATCGGGCGCTTCAACAGGACGCACGCCGATTTCAGGCGACTGAAGGACAAGGTGGCGATCCAGCTCAACGACACGCACCCAGCGATCGCCATCGCGGAGCTGATGCGGGTGCTCATGGACGATCACCTGCTTCCCTGGGAGCTGGCCTGGGAGCAGACGGTGGGGTCGTTCGGGTACACGAACCACACGTTGCTCCCCGAGGCCCTCGAGCGCTGGCCCGTGGCGCTCTTCGAGCGCTTGCTCCCGCGTCACCTGGAGATCATCTACGAGATCAACCGGCGGGTGCTGCGCGAGGTGAGGAGCGCGTTCCCCCACGACGAGGCGCGGGTCCAGCGGATGTCGCTGATCGAGGAGGGGCCCGAGCGGCGGGTGAGGATGGCGCACCTCGCGGTGGTCGGGTCGCACTCGGTGAACGGGGTGGCGCGGCTGCACTCGGAGCTGGTCCGGACGCGGCTGCTCCGGGACTTCAACGAGCTGTGGCCCGAGCGGTTCAACAACAAGACGAACGGGGTCACGCCGAGGCGATGGCTGAGCGCGTGCAACCCGGCCCTGGCGGCGCTGATCACGGAGAAGGTGGGAGCGGGCTGGGTGACCGATCTGGACCGGCTCCTCGAGCTGGAGCAGCACGCCGACGATCCGGACTTCCTCGATCGGCTGGCCACGGTGAAGCTCGAGAACAAGCGCGATCTCGCGCGCCTGATCCAGGACGAGCTGTCGATCACGGTGGATCCTGCGTCCATCTACGACGTGCAGATCAAGCGTCTCCACGAGTACAAGCGCCAGCTCCTCAACGCGCTCCACATCGTCGCCTTGTACCTGCGGTCCAAGCACGGTGAGGCGGTGACGCCGCGCACGTTCGTCTTCGGTGCGAAAGCCGCGCCGGGTTACCGGATGGCGAAGCTCATCATCCAGTTCATCCACGCCGTCGCGGAGGTGGTGAACGCGGACCGGCGGCAGGAGGCGCTCCGGGTCGCCTTCATGCCCAACTACCGTGTGTCGCTGGCAGAGCGGATCATCCCGGCGGCCGACGTGTCGGAGCAGATCTCGACCGCAGGGATGGAGGCATCGGGGACGGGCAACATGAAGCTCGCGATGAACGGTGCGCTCACGGTGGGGACACTCGACGGGGCGAACATCGAGATCCGCGAGGCTGTCGGGCCCGAGAACTTCTTCCTGTTCGGGCTGGACGCCGACGAGGTGGAGGCCAAGCGGCGCGCTGGATACAAGGGGAGCACGGCCTATGCGTCCGATCCGCTGCTGCGGGAGGTGATCGACCTCATTGCCTCCGGCTTCTTCTCTCCCGAGGATCGGACGCTGTTCCAGCCACTCCTCAGCGCGCTGATGGGTATCGACCCGTATCTCACGCTGGGCGACTTCAGCGCCTATGCTGTGTGCCAGAAGGAGGTGGAGGTGGCTCACGCCGATCGTACCGGGTGGTCCCGCAAGGCCGCGCTGAACATCGCGAGGATGGGCATGTTCTCGTCGGACCGCACGATCCGCGAGTACGGTCAGGAGATCTGGAAGGTGGAGCCGGTCGCGATAGTTCTCGACGGGCCACAATCGCGCATCTGA